DNA from Alnus glutinosa chromosome 2, dhAlnGlut1.1, whole genome shotgun sequence:
TAATCCTGTGATAAAAGTTGGAGGTTAATTGCTTTTGCTGGAAGACAACCAGccctttttcattttgttgtcTATTTCTAGTTATTTCATCGTTTGATGCACTGCCCTTCAATGTTCCAATAATGTGAAGCTGTCTTCTTAAGTCCAAATTCTTCTGATAGTACCTCAGTCAGTCGTTTATGGTTGGCTCTAACATGAACTGATAAATACCCCATTACAATACCTGCTTTCTTAAGTCCGGTGTGAAATGAGTATGAAGTGAGTAGCATTATtctaaagagaaatgttacacaaacttcaatttttttactcCCAAGTACTTACTTCCTAAGGTGGCAGTGGCCATGTCAGTTTTTCATTACAACTTTTTTACTCCCAAGTACTTACTTCCTAAGGTGGCAGTGGCCATGTCAGTTTTTCATTACAACGAAGTTTAATCATATATATGCTTATTCTGTTTTTGGGAGTAAGCACTTAGGAGTGTAGAAGAAAAAGTTCATGTAGCAGAGCTTGGGAGCGGCACAGTTCTAAACGGCGCTGtattctatttaattatttatgtgGAATTTTGGTTTCATAACACCTGCTTGAAAGTTAGTCTCCTATCTGGTCCATTGAGTTCTAAACATGCTTAATCAAACAGAATTGCTCTTACAGACACGCATATGCTTTTAACAGATCTATTACAAACAGAAGACTTGAACTTGTATATCAGCTAAAACTCAGACTCATCCGTTTCTTCTTTgtactcttcttcttccacaTCGGAGCTGGATTCCCTGAAGAAATGGTCATCATCTTCTCCATTGGCAACCTCCAAATCTTCCGACACTTCGTTTGTGTCGTCCAGTACTCCTGCTTCTTCAGCATCATGTTCCACTTTTTTGACATTACTGCTGATTGACTGTTGTTGAATGTCACTGCCTTCGTCCAGTTTCTGCTTTCTGACATCCATTGTAATGTTGCTGGATGTGCCATTGCCACTTCCAATTTTCAGGACCTGGACTTCTTCATTTACATCAGCATGGAGATTTTCCAACAATATTTCTCGTCCCATCACCACCTGATGAGTTGTATCAGCATTCAGAGTCACAACCATGTTTTTCAGATCTTTGCTATCTTCAACGTCGTGAGGATCCTGCAATTTGGCATCTGAAAAGTTGACAGCTTTTCTTACTTCCATTGGGTTATTGACTCCCTCTCTCTTCAGTTTAGCCATGTCAGAAGTTCTGCTCTTCAATCCATCTTCATCGTCTAGAAAAATTTGTCTGCTTCTCTTGCTCACTGCTTcgttatttacagaattcgcaTTGTTCTCCGGCCACCGGTTCTTCACGAGCATTCTCCATCTCTTTCCCTTTGTTTTACCCGCATTGCCATGCTTCCCTCGCACCCTAGAACCTATTCCAATACCACCAGAATTGTCTGCCTCTTCTAACTTGACTCCACCCTTTTGAATTTCACGAAGATCCCGACTGTCATGTTCTTGAGAATCTCCATTGTTAATGACTTCATCGTGCGATTCTTGAGGCTTCTGCCTGTGTTCTCCAATCATCTCCCTCCTATCAGAATCTCCTGCTTTATTTTCAGTTCCATCTTCAACTCTTGCTGTAGTAGCCCCAGCCTCTCTGGAATTGTTCAATTCAATTTTGCTTCTATCTTCACCGCCTCTGTAACCGGCGGATTCATGCAGTTGTTCACCCTCTTGTGCACCCTTAGAGACCTGCGAATTCACAGTTAAATTAACAGGCGGGCTTGATGGGTCATCTGTACGGTGCTTAAAATCCTCTATTTCAGCTTCCTTCTTCTTCAAGCTTTCCATCAGAGCTATTACTTGTAGGTTTTCTCTTCCAGGAtcaatttctttctctcttagCAATTTAATCTCATTCTGCTTTTCTTCGAGCGCAGATTCCATGGCTCTTTGTTCATCTTTTAGCGAATCAATACTAGACTGCTTCTCCAGAATCCTTCTGTCAAGCTCCATCTTTTGGGTTCTAAGGGAGTATATCTTTGTTTTCATCTCTTCgttcttccttttcatttccTCGGAGTGATCTCTTTCCTTCTGTTTGAGAGAAGAAATGATAGTGTAAGTAAAGGGATATGCAGGCAAAAGGCCAATGATAAGTAATGATCAACTTTCAAATTTAGaagtatgatttctcattacaTAAAATCCCAAGTACtttatgggattttttttataaaaataaaaaataaaaaaactaccaaaattAAAGGGGAAAACAACACTTGCTCTCCCAAGTTACCATGCAATTTGCAATCTCtctccaaattttcaatttttgtagtgtatataGGCTTGTAATGTCCACCTTAAATCCTAAGGAAAACTCATCATGTGTGTTGTtcgtgcttttttttttcttttttttttcaaacttgtCCATACAAGAGGGGGAGAAGAAATTTGAATTAGGTGACCTTCGCTTCATATGGCGTGGCTTCCAACCATTTTTTGATATAACTAGCCATTATTATACCGTCAatatttttttgtcctttttttttaaaaaaaaaaaaaagaactctcCTGCTCCCCCATTGGCCATGGCCAATTGTGGGTCGGCCATGACGAATGACTGTGGGTtcttttttttgtgctttttccatttttttttttttttttgttttatctattaaaaaacaaattgttgcttgaattttttttgtcatttttcgtttttctgaattttttattttttttgctttttttcagatttttttaaaatgaattttgccTTTTAATAAAGAGATAAACCAAAGGTACAAATTATGGATTTAACCCTAACTAATAAAACTATTAAGTTATTCTAGTCACTTTTATGTGTTAACAAACGAAGAATTTGCGATTTGCTGATAGTAGAGAGAGATAATTGAATGTGCTTTACAACACTAGGTAGGTTAAATGACAGCAAAAGCGCGTTCCCGGACAGCGTTTTCAGCCAAACGATAAAAATCCTAGACCGTTCTTATAAACAGCGTTTTCTGTTCGATGTAAATAAAgagagataaataaataaaaacaaaaagaagcagGCCAGGTGCTTCATATGCATGTGGCGTGCAAAGAGCATGACAAGTGAAAGCAATGCatgcaaaagagagagagagagagagagagagagagagagagagagagttggccTGCAAGAGAAGGTGAAGAGAGGTGAGCTGCTGGTCTTTCTCTTTGAGAAGAAGGGTGAAGATCCGCCTCTCTCTGAGCTTGTGGAGAACCATCACCCCAAGCAACGCCGCCCCAAATGCAAGAAGCAACATCATCGCGTATGGCCTTCCTCTATGCCAGCCATTGCTCCCATTTCCCTTGTAAAATCCCCCCAttgccatctctctctctctctctctctctctaaaaatgaagaaaccttctttcttaatttgtttatatcTTTGACTTGGAGGAAGAAAGAAACGAAGAAATaaatggctctctctctctctctctctcttcccttaTAATTAGATCATATCTTTTGGTTGCTTGTCATGTAAAAAGGGCCATGCAActactcctctctctctctctctcaaagagCGGAGTTACCAAGGTTGAAGGAAGGCATGGGAACCGTGTCCAGGCGCTGATTCTGGGAACTACTGGCATTTTTTATAGACCTTTCCCAGTTTGTCACCTGAGTTTACCATAATgccctttttgtttttatcaaaaatcaaactttttttttttttttttttacatgtccacacaagaaatGACCTCCCCAGtcgattgaactaccccttaacgatatcaaaaatcaaactatACAAAGTATATATGTCAATGTAAAGCTGAATGACCCTCTTCAAAGTTGCGGGTTTTAAGTAATTAACATTTTTGGTATTACTATTTTTCTAAATTGGGTcaagtgaaaatttttaattcaatttattaaagtGAATATAGATGTCATGTGATCtaagaattaatatatatttaataagttACTTGTGAGAGTCAAAATGACACTTGCCTTAAAGAAAAGGCTTATAAAATTCCATATCACGAGTTTATAAGTGTTTTAATTTGGTCATTTGGGTGGGTACGTTTGTCAATGTACAAGCCTAAAGATTGATCAGAATATTCCTGAACaagtttcatttaaaaaaataaaaagaatggcTAATATGACTCtgtttttttactattttttaaatgatattttttatttaaaatatatatatatatatataacgtgaCATAATAGTAAAATTAGTTTGGagtgttttctattttattttaagttgtttattaatatttttattttgaaaagaaaaagaaaatgattttcttgaataaaTAAAGTCGTTTGAGGCATAAACTGGTTACAGAAAGACTTGCGTCGATCCCACGTTATCTCAAATGCGACTACAGCAAGTTAATGCGTTTGCAAGCAGCCCAAATTGTTTCATACTTCTCTGCTTATGAAGATTAGAaagtttttttctctctctcaaaaacttaataatatattctaaaattATAAGTtaacaaatataatttcaacCAAATTATCAAACTATATATTGATATGAGGTAATTAATTAGTATAGTTAATAGTATATATTATAAGTTATCATTTTCCTAATTAACTTGATATTTTAGTATATTTATGACATACCAGATGGAAAGTTCGTACATGGTATTTTGATGATGTATACTGATGCGGATTTTTGTACGACTAGCCTGAGTGATGggcatctaaaaaaaaaatgagaagatcATTGGATCTATGTCAATGTGAAGTTGGCGAAGGAGCGTCCGATGGTTAAGTCAGatcaaatatttgaaattacctcaataaaattttaaggttttttacTCTATGCATTTATGGGAATTTGTAACCCTTCTTAAAGGATTTTTGAGGTGTTCTTGGAGATAGTCTTCCTGACTTTTGGGATTTTGGAGATGGTCCCTAGATGTTGTTTCCTGATCTTTCTTGCTTCGTAATTGGCACATAGTTGTGCAATAACTATCTAATGTGGAGGAATCTCGAGATTTTATGACCTTTTAGTATGAGTGAAACATTAGTCATTTATTtctagggataattgcatcattaatttttaagattgacctaaattataaatcattctCTGtgattcaaaaagttcatgaacgattcttatggtaaactataattacaaatctgTTTCTGAATACGTTTTTCATCTACCAAGTTAAAAAATTCTGTTAGTCAgccacgtcatacccaataagaaGGTGAcgcgtgtccattacaataaaaaaaaatataaaatctaatggtgcaattatctcttaTTTCTATATCAATTGCCCCTCATTCTTATGTTCGACCTGTCCACCTGGTCGGGCATTGAGGTTTTATTTTGACTAGGTTTATGGGGTTTAGCAACTCTCAAAAAAcataaacttcaaaatatttttaacttttttcattttttatatcacatcaataacttgTTATTactatataaataataataaaaaaaaaaaaacccactacaatacaaatttttctacttttctatataaattctttctactttatggACTTCTTTGGCAAGGGAGAGAAAATTCTCCCTCTTCCTTCCCCTCTTCACTTTTCTTAAAAAcattcaacttcaaaacattctaactttatatcacattaataatttttatcactatttaaataaaaaaattcactacaatacagaactttttcactttttcatacaaattatttttactttatatctcatttatcacttcttactactacctCAACTCACACtctcttaccaaacaaggccgaGTATGTTTGGCAAGTTACAATACAATAAAGAATCGTGCAACACCATTTCCAAccttattttcacatttttaaaaaacaatcaacattaaaatatttcaactttttatatcacatcaataattttttattactattcaaataaaaaaattcactacaataatttttttttttacttttctatacaaattctttttactttatatcacatcaatcactttttacaaccactcaaaagaaatatatatatatttccctcATACTTGAGGGGAGGAGATTATCAAACGAGGCCTTGGTCACGGGGCGGAGCCACTTAAGGCCCAAGCCCCaagttttctccaaaaaaaaaaaaaattaaattaaataaataaaataaaattttatccctaattttttttttttttttttttttttcaatttaggtCCTCAAATTGTAAAAGCCGGCTCCACCCCCTGCATGGTCAGGTATTTCCTGGGGGTTGACCCTAGTAggatttttcttgaaaaacCTTTTGAAGTGTTAAGTGTTGTGCATTTTATGAATTCCTATTCGGTTTATTATACTGAAGCATTTGGGTCTTAATCCGAGAGCATGACTTTTTCTAAGTGTTGTGCTCTTCTTACTCAGACATTGAGTTTAAAACTTATTAGAAAACCATAAGGAATAAGGAAATGGTTTCCATCATTTTTGAGTTTGAAATAAATTGAGTCCAAAGAGAAGAGGCCTTACCTCATGATATTTTTGCCCTTTGGCATGTCCCCTATCTTTGGGGGTTGCTCTGCTCTATTTGGCCCTTTCTAGGTTGCTCCCCATTCTCTTGGAATTATTAGCTTGGTGAGCTTAGCCTGCCCTTTTTGAGGTACCACATTATCTTGCGGAGAACGACTCTCATCATTCTAAGTAGTTTTAGAAGTcacttttgtattctttttgtaTCCCTTCAAGAatgacgtgacttttaaaattactatttgatcaaaatttaatagtgatcaattacaagttcaatggtaatttttaaaaaaaacacgtcatttttggagggactcaaaagtaacaaaagaatgacttcTAGTATCACTCTTCATTCCTTATCAAGAGGAacaaaattgttaatttttttttttgacaattttacCCCTTTTAAAATAAGAAACCGACTCCGAAATAAAGAGGATTCTATTCCTTCTCTTGGGGGGGTTGGTCAGCATGTTGATGCATTATTGTGTAGTTTTGGGCTGCCCCAGTGTCTTGGGAGGTCAACACATCGCTTTATTGTTGTTCCTTCTCTAAGCCGACCTCTCTCTCATTCTATTGGGATGTTTATTGTTTGATTGTCATTTTTAaatcctaattttttaaaaatttatttttaaataaaatattttatgtgattttgtttaaaattgcacATTTTGGTCTACAAAATCATAGTGCCAAACGAACACTGGCAAAGGGGTGTGCGTTTTTAAaacatacaattttaaaagttaaactacaattttaccAAATGTTCAtctgtatttttgaaaattacgtttttaaatcgcatgtTTAGAAAATTACTGTTTTTTAAACCGCACGTTTTGAAACCGTAAATTCAAAaggttattaaatttatattttaacatttttcttcaaGTTGAGGATCAAACTTTTTTAACACTTAAGATATTTAACTAAAAACAGAAGACCATTCAAATTCATGTATTTTTATTCACATATCATATAAAATCACTAATTTATCCTCCACATTAAGGCCCAAACAAAAGTTCCAGCAGCCCACACATTTGCCACCACTTGGCAGGAACCCACTTCTCTCTCTTATCTGTTTTCAGATCCCGTTGCTTCTCTGGACTTTCTTCATGGTGCTACCCGCTCGAGTCCATTGTTACTGCTATACCTGCTGAATTGCTTGGCTGCCTCTGTTTCTTGAAGAGCATGGGAAAGTGTTCTGCAGGGGATGGAGCAAATCTGGTCAGGTATAATATATTGCTTGGACTCATCAACTTTTGACGACAGTTACCAGTAAACCTCATTGCATTCACAAAATTTCATCTTTTTTGTATTTGGTATCTTATGAAACGAATATTGCTTAAAGGACCAACTTATGCGACGAAATGTAATCTTGGGTTATCTAGCATGCCATAAAATAGGTACTTTTTTCACCTGCCTGTCTTCTTGGGGACGTTCATACAAAAAGGTACACATTTGGCCTAATCTTCGGTATTGTGACTTCGGAATTTTGGGGGTTAGAGATGGAGTTTTCTAAATGAAGgtctaaaatttcttttttctttttcttttttggatattTGGGTTCTTATTCTAatgactattaaatttttatttttttttcatgctgCTGTTTCAAAGAGCGTTGCAGTTCTTGTGTATGATTCTACCAGTTAGAATTTACTTGCTTGTTTTATAATATATTGGTCATTTTTTAAGTGAAGCAATGAAACGTCATGTTATATGTTTAATGGTAATCTGGATAGATGAATTTGTGATTGGCATAGTGGATCATTGTCACCAATAATGGAGCATAAGTCTTTAGAAACCAATATGAGGAAATTTATAGGGGTTATTGCGGTATAGAGCCTGTCATtgattttgtcctttttttggtttttttttcatgcatagcatttttgtcattttggggGGCACCGAAGGGGAGACATTGCAACTTCAATGGTAGATTGGTAGGGtacattaaccaaattgaaagatTTGGAGGGCATtgctaaaaattataatttagaccCCAAGTTGTTATTAATCAgattaacaaagaaaataataattaacaaagCTATCTGCTTTAAAGCCAAACACCACATATATCAATACCAAAATCATAGCAAGCATAAAAGAAATCAACACAAAAAATTTcgtaacaaagtggaaacttttTACCATTTCGAGGGCCAGGCATCCACTACAGAATACTTGTGTTACATATTGTTCttacttacaaaacctttgtaacTCCCAAAACCCAATTTGTAACCCTAGCAAATGACCCGTCCATCTCCCACCACAGTGGCTCCAAAACTCTGGCCTTCTTCTACATGGATCGCCTTCACCAACAAACCTTGTCCGCTACAATCCAGAACTCTAGTGACTGAaggtttttttgtagtttggttGACCAAAAACAAGGAGAATAATCAAATCTATTTAGGCTCAAAAGTGAAAGtttttctctctaaatttttctaAATGGTGTCCTCTCTCTACGAAAATGATGTGGTATGAGGCTTATATAAAACCTGAGAAAACAAGGGTTTAATGAGAAGGTTGGTATAATAAGAAAAAACACCACCAGAGACAACGGCGTTCGAATGTGAATAAGTGTCATTCAAACGTTAGCTAGGGTTTCAAGGTTTATTTCATGCTGCATTAGAACATTCTTCAAACGTTGTTGCAGGTGGAAGGTTCTACCAAAATCATTGAACAATACGTTTGAACATTCTTCAAACGTCACTGCGACCGAAAGGTTCTGTGAGGCACTTGAAGTATTGATGTTCGAACTTTCTTCAGATCCAATTCCAAACTGCGTCTACTAAAACTTCAATTTTTGACTCCTTGATTCCCACATTCGAACTTTCTTCGAACGTCATTACAAATAAAACATATTGCCTTGAATTTTTAAGTCTAGCTGCCATGTTCGAACATCCTTCGAACGTTGTTGTGAATGAAGTGTTATATCTTGCACTCTAATTCAAGTTTTTGAATACCGATTTAAGACCTACTCAACCACTAACCCTAGAATTACAACCAACCCAGTTTTGATGCTGAATATGCCAGCATAAAAACAATTGCAAATTGAATGGTAGATTGAGGGAGGGAAGGATGGGTAATTCAAAATAGTTGTTTGGTTCTCTTGTGTTTCCAAGAGGTTTTATAAGTTTTTCTCTGAGATATACTATTGTATTAGCAAGCATGTTTTACATCAATGGATAGGTTAATTTTTGCAGTACCCAAAACCCTATTGGCTATTTTAAAGCTGGAATTTGCATTTGGTTTTACTTTCAATAGTGCAGCATTTTATGGTTTGGACAGAGATCGTGCTTGACATTCTtactttttcaatacaaacCATCTCATTTAACAAATGGCTTCCATGGTGGGTTTGTTGTCCAAGAGAAAGCCCCAACCCACAATTCCTTTGGAGATGTCATTTTGTTATCTCAAACTGTCTTTCTCTGCAGTTTGTGACGGACAGTGAGGAGGAGAAATATGTTAAAATTGATGCTTGCTTGCTGCAAGGTATACATATCTGAAAGCCGGAACAGGGCTGCTCTGGACGCAATAGAACAGGCTGCCAAGGTATTCCCGGAAGTTGCGATTATCAATAAGTTTGAAGATGAGGCTTACAATAGAGTTGGTTACACCCTTGTCTCCAAGTTGGCTCCAAAGCCATCTTACCACTCATGTGCCTTGAGAAGTGCTGTGCTTTCCATGGTTAAGGCAGCTTTGGAGACAATTGACCTCGAATTGCACTGTGGAAGTCATCCTCGGCTTGGAGTTGTTGACCAC
Protein-coding regions in this window:
- the LOC133861856 gene encoding uncharacterized protein LOC133861856 — encoded protein: MAMGGFYKGNGSNGWHRGRPYAMMLLLAFGAALLGVMVLHKLRERRIFTLLLKEKDQQLTSLHLLLQKERDHSEEMKRKNEEMKTKIYSLRTQKMELDRRILEKQSSIDSLKDEQRAMESALEEKQNEIKLLREKEIDPGRENLQVIALMESLKKKEAEIEDFKHRTDDPSSPPVNLTVNSQVSKGAQEGEQLHESAGYRGGEDRSKIELNNSREAGATTARVEDGTENKAGDSDRREMIGEHRQKPQESHDEVINNGDSQEHDSRDLREIQKGGVKLEEADNSGGIGIGSRVRGKHGNAGKTKGKRWRMLVKNRWPENNANSVNNEAVSKRSRQIFLDDEDGLKSRTSDMAKLKREGVNNPMEVRKAVNFSDAKLQDPHDVEDSKDLKNMVVTLNADTTHQVVMGREILLENLHADVNEEVQVLKIGSGNGTSSNITMDVRKQKLDEGSDIQQQSISSNVKKVEHDAEEAGVLDDTNEVSEDLEVANGEDDDHFFRESSSDVEEEEYKEETDESEF